One genomic region from Longimicrobium sp. encodes:
- a CDS encoding CHAT domain-containing protein: MSNDQVSGDNDVVITAGGDVVLNSSALAQLPGNGASIPLPVADPPLPCISYLRVRLVEEKGLHDLSRNAEFASFPLIGFHTSPVSMDFVAFRAADRLTESQIVSLGNEFFDAVQRVSRGFGLKPRGRNPNGLLAFVFEEGCPESTARFIRKQTRISHHASTGAVTVSWVIDLKHRRIHTHENPVSIFPPVIVVPQTVFPGLGWLESILGDLPDDPSRDEASRAGPAAPTPQVSRSPADRIRILFLAANSTRAPLDLEREVSRIQQDLRMARERDALEFRHVGAVTSDTLMQAMLDESPTIVHFAGHGVTGGILLRNEVGHPCLVTGDALASLFALFRDTVKCVVLNACWSEAQAQAIRRHVPHVIGTRAGILDAAALAFSAGFYKAIGAGKDIPFAFEAGKARVHMEGCGGEDLLILL; the protein is encoded by the coding sequence ATGTCGAACGACCAGGTCAGCGGCGACAACGACGTCGTGATCACCGCTGGGGGCGACGTCGTCCTCAACTCGTCCGCGCTCGCGCAACTCCCAGGCAACGGTGCGTCGATCCCTCTCCCTGTCGCGGATCCTCCTTTGCCCTGTATCAGTTACCTGCGCGTTCGCCTCGTCGAGGAGAAGGGGCTGCACGACCTCTCTCGCAATGCCGAGTTCGCCAGCTTTCCGCTGATCGGCTTCCATACGTCCCCCGTGTCGATGGACTTCGTGGCCTTCCGCGCGGCGGACCGGCTGACGGAGAGCCAGATCGTCTCCCTGGGGAACGAGTTCTTCGACGCGGTCCAGCGCGTCTCCCGCGGGTTCGGGTTGAAGCCACGCGGCCGAAACCCGAACGGGCTGCTTGCCTTCGTCTTCGAGGAGGGGTGCCCCGAGTCGACGGCGCGCTTTATCCGGAAGCAGACGCGGATCTCGCACCACGCCTCCACGGGCGCCGTCACGGTATCGTGGGTGATCGACCTCAAGCATCGCCGCATCCACACGCACGAGAACCCCGTCTCCATCTTCCCGCCCGTGATCGTCGTGCCCCAGACGGTCTTCCCCGGGCTGGGGTGGCTGGAGTCGATCCTCGGAGACCTGCCGGACGACCCATCGCGGGACGAGGCCAGCCGCGCAGGACCTGCCGCCCCGACACCCCAGGTCTCGCGCTCGCCCGCCGATCGCATCCGCATCCTCTTCCTGGCCGCGAACTCCACCCGGGCACCGCTGGACCTGGAGCGCGAGGTCAGCAGGATCCAGCAGGACCTCCGGATGGCGCGGGAGCGGGACGCCCTGGAGTTCCGGCACGTGGGCGCCGTCACCAGCGACACCCTGATGCAGGCGATGCTGGACGAATCTCCCACCATCGTCCATTTCGCAGGACATGGTGTAACTGGGGGAATTCTTCTGCGCAACGAGGTAGGGCACCCCTGTCTGGTGACCGGCGACGCCCTGGCCAGCCTGTTCGCGCTCTTCCGGGACACTGTGAAATGCGTGGTGCTGAACGCCTGCTGGTCCGAGGCGCAGGCACAAGCCATCCGCCGCCACGTCCCGCACGTGATCGGGACGCGTGCCGGGATCCTGGACGCGGCCGCGCTGGCCTTCTCCGCCGGGTTCTACAAGGCGATCGGGGCAGGGAAGGACATCCCCTTCGCCTTCGAGGCGGGGAAGGCCCGGGTCCACATGGAGGGGTGTGGCGGCGAGGATCTCCTGATTCTGCTCTGA
- a CDS encoding SH3 domain-containing protein has protein sequence MRIAGRIREGRLWEVSENGSHGAPVGVVRAVLARDGVLLRAQPRATASTLQVLGREVILQVRQLRAGWFEVTLLDGTRGWVRASEVSPFVIPLNGLAEEEIDEEMERAYASEEETEATRDEEGEVEFTTGAVLPVRTVSISGSIAVLELANGQRVISNASLIRRIRRPEPNLSVVDPNQP, from the coding sequence ATGCGCATTGCCGGGCGCATTCGAGAAGGGCGGCTGTGGGAGGTCTCGGAAAACGGGAGTCATGGCGCACCTGTGGGAGTGGTTCGCGCGGTATTAGCCCGCGACGGCGTGTTGCTGCGGGCGCAGCCGAGGGCAACCGCGAGCACGCTACAGGTCCTTGGCCGAGAGGTCATTCTGCAAGTGCGGCAGTTACGTGCGGGCTGGTTCGAGGTGACACTCCTTGATGGTACGCGTGGTTGGGTAAGGGCATCTGAGGTGTCTCCATTCGTGATTCCTCTAAACGGCCTCGCAGAGGAGGAAATCGACGAGGAGATGGAGCGCGCGTACGCGAGCGAGGAGGAAACGGAAGCGACCAGAGACGAAGAGGGTGAGGTGGAGTTCACCACGGGTGCGGTCCTCCCGGTGCGGACGGTATCGATTTCGGGCTCTATCGCGGTCCTGGAGCTCGCTAATGGTCAGCGTGTTATTTCGAATGCGTCTCTAATCAGGCGGATTCGTCGGCCGGAGCCGAATCTCTCAGTTGTGGATCCAAACCAGCCATAG
- the traF gene encoding conjugative transfer signal peptidase TraF yields the protein MGGRTRGPRPRRLGHLRPRLAAVALVAPLVFLYGFRLTYNSTESLPIGIYQVRELRGAPARGDVVGFCLEGEFARLAMNRGYVHREGLELYVYGTRCASGAAVIGKPVAGLPGDTVEVRRSGVWINGVPVANSQVIARDHADREMPHPRWGRHVLARDEYWLQSTHSERSFDSRYYGPVRRSQILDRRTPLLVR from the coding sequence GTGGGCGGTAGGACGCGCGGCCCGCGCCCGCGGCGGCTGGGGCACCTGCGTCCCCGGCTGGCGGCCGTCGCGCTCGTCGCGCCGCTGGTCTTCCTCTACGGCTTCCGGCTCACCTACAACAGCACGGAAAGCCTTCCCATCGGGATCTACCAGGTGAGGGAGCTCCGCGGCGCGCCTGCCCGCGGCGACGTGGTGGGTTTCTGCCTGGAAGGAGAGTTCGCGCGCCTGGCCATGAACCGCGGCTATGTCCACCGCGAGGGGCTGGAGCTGTACGTGTACGGCACCCGGTGCGCGTCCGGCGCCGCGGTGATCGGCAAGCCCGTGGCGGGCCTGCCGGGAGACACGGTCGAGGTGCGGCGGAGCGGCGTGTGGATCAACGGCGTGCCCGTCGCGAACAGCCAGGTGATCGCGCGAGACCATGCCGACCGGGAGATGCCACACCCCCGCTGGGGGCGGCATGTCCTCGCGAGAGACGAGTACTGGCTGCAGTCCACCCACTCCGAGCGCTCGTTCGACAGCCGGTACTATGGGCCGGTGCGCCGCTCGCAGATCCTCGATCGCCGAACACCGCTCCTCGTACGATGA
- a CDS encoding DUF4326 domain-containing protein, whose translation MCTTHTSADGQYRVLVVRRGYSGASTYIGRLFQGERGSVLANPRSLRDGWERGETLVHYERELRAALDRGVTVATWNGRVLGEGEREAMRAEMNRLFAALRERGVLALRCFCAPLACHGDVIARLLLEKLEAWLAGTHRPAAAPDPVLGGLLEAAGGVG comes from the coding sequence ATGTGCACCACGCACACGTCGGCGGACGGCCAGTACCGCGTCCTGGTGGTGAGGCGCGGCTACTCCGGCGCGAGCACGTACATCGGCCGCCTGTTCCAGGGCGAGCGCGGCAGCGTGCTCGCCAACCCGCGCTCGCTGCGCGACGGGTGGGAGCGAGGGGAGACGCTGGTGCACTACGAGCGCGAGCTGCGCGCGGCGCTCGACCGCGGCGTGACGGTGGCGACGTGGAACGGCCGCGTGCTCGGCGAAGGCGAGCGCGAGGCGATGCGGGCTGAGATGAACCGGCTCTTCGCGGCGCTCCGCGAGCGCGGCGTGCTGGCGCTCCGCTGCTTCTGCGCGCCGCTCGCCTGCCACGGCGACGTGATCGCGCGGCTCCTGCTCGAAAAGCTGGAGGCCTGGCTGGCAGGCACGCACCGGCCGGCGGCGGCGCCGGACCCTGTGCTCGGCGGGCTGCTGGAGGCCGCGGGCGGCGTCGGCTGA
- a CDS encoding DUF4262 domain-containing protein yields MKRRRISARDLGHMAGVLQEVVSRVQAQGWTYIYTPFEGHPVAYGYTVGFTETFGFPEAVVLGLAQETIGFLFARLAEKLRMCERPPLDQPLDLGLTVPLVLRAIPAEVARTHLKIANVFYEHRTDGYEAVQVVWPDAAGRFPWEAGYERAGNYQPQLFQGPPPD; encoded by the coding sequence ATGAAACGACGCCGGATCTCGGCGCGCGACCTGGGGCACATGGCCGGCGTGCTCCAGGAGGTCGTGAGCAGGGTGCAGGCACAGGGGTGGACCTACATCTACACCCCGTTCGAGGGGCACCCGGTCGCCTACGGCTACACCGTCGGCTTCACCGAGACCTTCGGCTTCCCCGAGGCCGTGGTGCTCGGGCTCGCCCAGGAGACGATCGGCTTCCTCTTCGCCCGGCTCGCGGAGAAGCTGCGCATGTGCGAGCGGCCGCCCCTCGACCAGCCGCTGGACCTGGGCCTCACCGTCCCGCTCGTCCTCCGCGCCATCCCGGCGGAGGTGGCCCGGACGCACCTGAAGATCGCCAACGTCTTCTACGAGCACCGCACGGACGGCTACGAGGCCGTCCAGGTGGTCTGGCCCGACGCCGCCGGCCGCTTCCCGTGGGAGGCCGGCTACGAGCGCGCCGGGAACTACCAGCCGCAGCTCTTCCAGGGCCCGCCGCCCGACTGA